One Archangium violaceum genomic window, CGATCGGCTCGACGGTCATCTGCGGCGGTGAGGCCGGGCGCGCGTACGTGGGGTATCGCGCCGCCGAGATGCAGCGGGCGGAAGGCATTTCACAGCGCACGTACATCCCCGGACCGGGCGAGGCGAACTACACGCCCGAGCGATACGCCGAGTACCAGAAGGGAGATCTCGACGCGGTCCGCCTCCAGCCCGATGGGACCGTCGTGCTCGAGGAGCACATCTGGCGCACCACCGGCGCGTCGAACGCGGGCAGGCAGATCGGCATCCACAACACGAACGACTTCCACTACGAGGAGGACCGCAGCGTCCTGAATTGCGCTCGCGTGACACGCGGCGCCTATCGCGGCGACCTCTACATCACGACGAACCACGGCGTGACCCGCATCCAGGGGCTCACGTACAACAGCCACCGCCATCCGGGCTGGTACCTCATCACCACGAACCCGGACGGAACGAAGGACGAGTCGCTCCAATGCCCGCCGATGTACGGGCTCGGCCTCGCGAGCAACGGAGATGTCCTCGTCGCGAACGAGCAGATGGTCGGAGTGCTCGTCCCGAGCGCGAGGCTCGAGGAGTGGGACCGCGAGTACACCTGGGAAGGTCCCACGCCCTGGAGGTTCAAGGGCTTCAACGGCGTGCTCAATGATCAGGCGTCCGATGATTTCTGGCGCGCCTTCGAACAGACCACCTCGGGTCACTACTACCTGGGGAGCGCGGAGTTCGGTGTCTGGTCGCTGAAGCCGAAGTCACGCTCCGCGGGGGACTGGTCGAAGCTCGCCGGGCTGCCGACGAACCAGATCCTCGCGCTCAAGGCGACGGACGATGGCGCGCTCTACATCGGCACGAATGGCGCGGGCCTCTGGCGGCTGGAGCCGGACGGCGTGACGCTGACCCAGGTGGAGGAGGTGTCGGGTCAACGCGTCCTGCAGCTCGTCTATGAACCCACCGTGAAGCCGAGCATGCTGCTCGTGCTCACCGACCTGGGACTGACCGTCCTTCGTGGGCCGTAGTCGTATTTGTCAGGGGCTGCGTGTATCCACGTCAGACGAGCACTCCACCCATGCAGGGGGGTGCTCGTCTGGAGAACGCGAAATGTCAGGTGGATGGGGTACACGTAGAGGTTTGACCTTGGGACTGATGGCGGCGGGGCTGGCTGGGTTGCTGCCCCTCCCGGTCCAGGCGCAGGAGATTCCACCCAATGTCATCCTCCTGCTGGACAACAGCGAGTCCATGCAGGACTTCCCGCGGTATCTGCCCGAGGCCTTCACGCCCGGTTACTACCCCAGGCCCACGAACCCCGCTCCTGGAGACCTTGGATGAAGAACGGCTCCGTCGTCTATGACAGCGACCCCGACCTCGTCTCTCCATTCTTCGATCCGGGCAGGTTCTACCACACTCGCGGCCGGCGCATTGCCTGGCAGGTGAAGGAATCCCCGTACTCACTCCACCCAAACTTCGATTTGAACAGCATCAAGGGTGACGCACTCGTCGCCTGCTACGACTCGGTGAGATGGGACATCGATGACTATCCCTATCCCTACTCCAACTCCTCGCTCATGGCGGAGTGCATGAGCTGTCTGAACACCAAGGGCTGGTGGCGGGGTCCGATGGTGATCGCCACGACCGTTTCGCACCAGGATGGCCCCTTCCCGGAGCCCGGTGAGCCACCGCTTCCTCCCGAGGCGTATCGCAGGTGGGTCGTCAGTGGCCGGGTCCTCAACGTGCGTCCGCCCAGGTTCGTGATCGCGCGCAAGGTGATCAAGGACGTCATCAGCTCGGTGACCCACGTGCGCCTGGGCGTGGCCACCTTCGGCAGGGATCACGGCTGGTTCGATCCGCCGGAGCTGCTCGCACCGCTGGCTCCGACCTGCGAACAGTCCCATCCCACCTTCGACGAGACGGCGATGGACCGGCCCGGGCTGAAGAAGGCCGTCAACAGGGTGCAGTTCCGCAACAACGAGCGCTCCATTGGCGAGGCCCTGTTCGGTCTGGGGGGCTACTTCTCCTCGCAGCGGATGGACCTGAAGTGGGAGAACTGGTTCAAGCAGCCCCTCAACCCCGGGTACTTCGGCTGGCCGGGGTGCTGCAACGGTGGCACCTACGATGATCCGTACACGGGCAAGGAGGGCATTTACTGGGGTGTGGCGTACAACGAGTGGCTGATGCCGCCCTTCACCGACCCATCGACCGGGGCCTATATGCCGGGCCAGCCCTGGGAGGAGCCCTGGGCCCAGCGGCGTTCCACGTGCTTCGCGTCCCAGACCAATGCCGTCATCGTGGTGAGTGGGGGAACGCCCCGTTCCGACAACACGGTGCCCATCACCCGGATGATGGAGATCCTCATGGCGAGGGGGGTCAGGCACGACGATGGCTCGTGGCTCCGGTTCGACCCGGCCTACCCCGAGACGAACCCGGACGTGGGCGGCGTGAACTACTGCGATCGTGTCGGCTCCACCAAGGCGGCGTGTGACTACACCGAATACAACTGGCCGACCGGCCTGGGTGTGGGCAACAAGAACTTCATGGATGACGTGTCCTTCTTCCTGTCGCATGTGGATCTGCGTGACGACATGCCGGGCGACCAGACGATGCGCACGTTCGTCGTCGGCTACGGAGACAGCAGCCCCATGCTCCAGAGCATCGCGTTGGCGGGCAAGGGCAGCTTCTTCCGTGCGGACAACGTGAGCGAGCTGCGGGACGCCATCCTGTACGCGATTGCTCAGAGCCGCACGAGCACCAGCTCCGCGCCGTAGGGCGACTCGGGGCCGCGGCGCGGGTAGGGGCTGGAGGCGTACGCGGCTGGCCAGGGCACACGAGCACGAGGCGCGTGTGTCCGTCTCCCTCCCTGGAATCCCCCCAGGATTCCAGGCGCGTGCCGCAGCGTTCTCCTCAAGGGACATGTCTGTCGCCCGGAGGCAATGAGGTCCTTCACAGCCCGTTCAACAAAGATCTGCCAGGGTGGGTGACACCCGTGCCACACGGCTCCGGTTGAACACGTACTGGCAAATTCGATGTGAACTGTGATTCCAGAGAGGGGAGAGCGGCTCATCATGAAATCTTGCAACAATACGGCATGGAAGTTCTTGAGCGAAGCCGACGTGTTTTCGGGGTCCGAGCTCCTCGCGGGGGGGGTGGAGCGGTCGCACGCGCACGCCCTCTCGGGCGTCCAGAACGCCTACATCGTCGACCTGCGCTCTCCGGGCCACGGCGTGACGTATGAGGAGGTGCTCACCACGATCAAGGAGCATGTCAGGGGGAA contains:
- a CDS encoding vWA domain-containing protein, with amino-acid sequence MKNGSVVYDSDPDLVSPFFDPGRFYHTRGRRIAWQVKESPYSLHPNFDLNSIKGDALVACYDSVRWDIDDYPYPYSNSSLMAECMSCLNTKGWWRGPMVIATTVSHQDGPFPEPGEPPLPPEAYRRWVVSGRVLNVRPPRFVIARKVIKDVISSVTHVRLGVATFGRDHGWFDPPELLAPLAPTCEQSHPTFDETAMDRPGLKKAVNRVQFRNNERSIGEALFGLGGYFSSQRMDLKWENWFKQPLNPGYFGWPGCCNGGTYDDPYTGKEGIYWGVAYNEWLMPPFTDPSTGAYMPGQPWEEPWAQRRSTCFASQTNAVIVVSGGTPRSDNTVPITRMMEILMARGVRHDDGSWLRFDPAYPETNPDVGGVNYCDRVGSTKAACDYTEYNWPTGLGVGNKNFMDDVSFFLSHVDLRDDMPGDQTMRTFVVGYGDSSPMLQSIALAGKGSFFRADNVSELRDAILYAIAQSRTSTSSAP